Proteins from a single region of Sphingomonas sp.:
- a CDS encoding DMT family transporter: protein MSARPDQVVAAFAAACLGIALYSVMDAVMKAVSIEIGAYNTLVWRLGIAVILTGLLYACTRPVMPAMRTMRVHFGRSILVAVMAIAFFWGIVRVPLAEAIALSFIAPLIALGLAAIFLKEQVGAKSVLGSVLGLAGVGVILSGRLGGTHSPDAMYGVAAVLVSALFYACNLVVARHQAQIAKPLEIAFWQNLFVLILLGLAAPFLLTVPAAQHWPGIGAAALLAIASLLLLSWAYARAEAQILLTVEYTAFIWAALMGWWMFGEKLAFSTVAGTLLIVAGCLLALRRKPEAMEPGLS from the coding sequence CCGGCCCGATCAGGTCGTCGCGGCGTTCGCCGCGGCCTGTCTCGGCATCGCGCTCTATTCGGTGATGGACGCGGTGATGAAAGCCGTGTCGATCGAGATCGGCGCGTACAACACCCTCGTCTGGCGGCTCGGCATCGCCGTGATCCTCACCGGCCTGCTCTATGCCTGCACCCGCCCGGTCATGCCCGCGATGCGCACGATGCGCGTGCATTTCGGGCGGAGCATCCTCGTCGCGGTGATGGCGATCGCCTTTTTCTGGGGCATCGTCCGCGTTCCGCTGGCGGAAGCGATCGCGCTCTCGTTCATCGCCCCGCTGATCGCGCTCGGGCTGGCCGCGATCTTCCTCAAGGAGCAGGTCGGCGCGAAATCGGTGCTCGGCTCGGTCCTCGGCCTCGCCGGGGTTGGCGTGATCCTGTCGGGGCGGCTCGGCGGCACGCATAGCCCGGACGCGATGTACGGCGTGGCGGCGGTTCTGGTCTCCGCGCTATTCTACGCCTGCAACCTCGTCGTCGCGCGGCACCAGGCCCAGATCGCCAAACCGCTCGAAATCGCATTCTGGCAAAACCTGTTCGTGTTGATCCTGCTCGGCCTCGCGGCGCCGTTCCTGCTGACCGTGCCTGCCGCGCAGCATTGGCCGGGAATCGGGGCGGCGGCCCTGCTTGCCATCGCCTCGCTGCTGCTGCTGTCCTGGGCCTATGCCCGTGCCGAGGCGCAGATCTTGCTGACCGTCGAATACACCGCCTTCATCTGGGCGGCGCTGATGGGCTGGTGGATGTTCGGCGAGAAGCTGGCCTTCTCGACGGTCGCCGGCACGCTGCTGATCGTCGCCGGCTGCCTGCTGGCGCTGCGCCGCAAACCCGAAGCCATGGAGCCTGGCCTGTCATGA
- a CDS encoding DUF1345 domain-containing protein yields MSAGWSIGNRIAPPRFLLFIAVTAAGVALAVPALGPRYGAMAGFDIGALVFLLACMPMLPHESDTMREAAKRNDGNRFLLLLITLAVSLVVLAAVASELMQKETGEWWSIPLVIGTLVLSWTFSNTVYALHYAHLFYSAAGGRDAGGMTFPDTPEPDYWDFIYFAFCLGMTFQTSDVEVTQGRLRKPVTLHCLAAFVFNLGVIAFSINVLGGG; encoded by the coding sequence ATGAGCGCCGGTTGGAGCATCGGTAACCGGATCGCTCCGCCGCGCTTCCTTCTCTTCATCGCGGTGACGGCGGCGGGCGTTGCCCTCGCCGTGCCCGCGTTAGGCCCGCGTTATGGCGCGATGGCCGGATTCGACATCGGTGCTCTGGTCTTCCTGCTCGCGTGCATGCCGATGCTGCCGCACGAATCCGATACGATGCGCGAGGCCGCCAAGCGCAACGACGGCAATCGTTTCCTGCTGCTGCTGATCACGCTGGCGGTGTCGCTGGTGGTGCTGGCGGCGGTGGCTAGCGAATTGATGCAGAAAGAGACGGGCGAATGGTGGTCGATCCCGCTGGTGATCGGGACTTTGGTGCTGAGCTGGACCTTCAGCAACACCGTCTACGCGCTGCATTACGCGCATCTGTTCTATAGCGCGGCGGGCGGCAGGGATGCCGGCGGGATGACCTTTCCCGACACGCCCGAGCCCGATTATTGGGATTTCATCTATTTCGCCTTCTGTCTGGGGATGACCTTCCAGACCAGCGATGTCGAAGTGACGCAGGGACGGCTGCGCAAGCCGGTGACGCTGCATTGCCTGGCGGCGTTCGTCTTCAACCTTGGCGTGATCGCGTTTTCGATCAATGTGCTGGGGGGCGGGTGA
- a CDS encoding TfoX/Sxy family protein → MAFDAGLVELVREALGDVAMRHMMGTATLYADGRIFAIVDETEIWFKGDATSAPVWEEAGSSRFTFTSKDGKTEVMNYWRAPADVYDDPDAMREWAGVAIAASQRAPAKKPRTRKTKP, encoded by the coding sequence ATGGCGTTCGACGCGGGTCTTGTCGAGCTGGTCCGCGAGGCGCTGGGCGACGTCGCGATGCGCCACATGATGGGCACCGCGACGCTCTACGCGGACGGCCGCATCTTCGCGATCGTCGATGAGACCGAGATCTGGTTCAAGGGCGACGCGACAAGCGCGCCGGTGTGGGAGGAAGCGGGATCGAGCCGCTTCACCTTCACCAGCAAGGACGGCAAGACCGAGGTGATGAACTACTGGCGCGCGCCGGCGGACGTCTATGACGACCCCGACGCGATGCGCGAATGGGCCGGTGTGGCGATCGCCGCCAGCCAGCGCGCGCCCGCGAAGAAGCCGAGGACCAGGAAAACGAAGCCCTAG
- a CDS encoding GNAT family N-acetyltransferase: protein MIHIRDATPADVPQIMFFVKELAEFEREADKVVATEELLLGAMFGDDRPAAEAVIAEIDGKPVGMALFFHNFSTWTGWRGLYLEDLYVTPEARGAGVGTALLKHLAGLAVDRGCTRFEWAVLDWNTAAIDFYRAMGAVAMDEWTVNRVTGDALTKLAGRG, encoded by the coding sequence ATGATCCACATCCGCGACGCCACGCCGGCCGATGTCCCGCAGATCATGTTCTTCGTGAAGGAACTCGCCGAGTTTGAGCGTGAGGCCGACAAGGTCGTCGCGACCGAGGAATTGCTGCTTGGGGCAATGTTCGGCGACGATCGCCCCGCCGCCGAAGCGGTGATCGCCGAGATCGACGGCAAGCCCGTCGGCATGGCCCTGTTCTTCCACAATTTCTCGACCTGGACCGGCTGGCGCGGGCTGTATCTCGAAGACCTGTACGTCACGCCCGAGGCCCGCGGCGCCGGCGTCGGCACCGCCTTGCTCAAGCATCTGGCGGGCCTGGCGGTGGATCGCGGCTGCACCCGCTTCGAATGGGCGGTACTCGACTGGAATACCGCCGCGATCGACTTTTATCGCGCGATGGGCGCGGTCGCGATGGACGAGTGGACCGTGAACCGCGTCACCGGCGACGCCCTGACGAAGCTGGCCGGCCGCGGCTGA